A window of Haliscomenobacter hydrossis DSM 1100 contains these coding sequences:
- a CDS encoding GxxExxY protein: protein MNDQKLSDEEEYIGKKIVHSAYLVHSTLGPGLLEKIYETCLTHELTKAGLVVERQVNVPIIYDNIVFEEGLRLDLLVNGTVIVELKAADAIHPIWEAQIISQLKLTDLNLGYLINFNVPLIKNGIRRFRI, encoded by the coding sequence ATGAACGATCAAAAATTATCAGACGAAGAAGAATACATTGGTAAAAAAATCGTCCATTCTGCATATTTGGTACATTCTACTCTAGGGCCAGGATTACTTGAAAAAATTTATGAAACCTGTCTCACTCATGAATTAACCAAAGCCGGATTAGTCGTTGAAAGGCAGGTAAATGTGCCCATAATATATGATAACATCGTTTTTGAAGAAGGGCTAAGATTAGACCTATTAGTCAACGGTACAGTTATAGTTGAACTCAAGGCCGCTGATGCCATTCACCCAATTTGGGAAGCCCAAATCATCAGTCAGCTCAAATTAACCGATTTAAACCTGGGATATTTGATCAATTTTAATGTGCCTCTTATCAAAAATGGTATCAGAAGATTCCGGATTTAG
- a CDS encoding CHAT domain-containing protein, protein MFFRRHLFLLAFIFLSFHPSPRQDSLELFRSRNQLADYLRFNWDRQNELDTPAVALAILDETLRSLWRAPKNAAEAEELLWVQLSRADYLFQLGKVLESVQAYEEALRWHRRYTFPDMVEYLYKPLIAHYTRLGENEKARVLYERAFKEASPESLAGLYNNLGLTYWNEGRNQEALGYFAKGLQLGSLEDMQKGLLWLSEARSQFELGENVKAALLLKKSLKTLEAIPEKEADVLDYLAGAYALQGVMQREAGAYAPAEAALARALQLVRKVYGIQHREYGKINVEYAYLFLKKGHPEQAIRYFDAALQAVIPGFKPKIPTDLPNAKQLYEENTIYEALAGKADALAQLYQQNQRLNYLTSAFSCHQLAQQVELSLRHTLQFESSKLSLLAYSRKRMEAALAIAFELYQKNQDPKTIRAAWTMVEQNKAAVLLEAVQENRLKQAMDRGDTLLLKEVRLKKQIAWFDGAALNANDAILAQNYQRQANQTRDDLAELKIQLAKKYPAYARYKQQLSELDLEKIRQRLLQKNGSLALEYFAGEAQTYLFSMPAQGQLKWVKIGSSARLSTQVRKMREWIQDKTGGDLQAYQQFSQQLFELLLPDGSIPVQTRSVVLIPDAWLSTLPFETLVEGKKTATRWSQVPYWCHKITIQYGYSLGVLLSQQDLQPPQRSRLLAIAPEFTKAERGLAPLSKSKAEVQQIKGIAKKAFFNTEATWQHFAKKAPHYSILHLATHASADSVRNAAGVEFYERRAFLSDIYALPLHADLICLSACQSGLGEWRDGEGVMSLARAFAYAGSKGLVATLWSVNEASSSVLFQSFYTHLRQGMSKAAALNQAKQDYLNNPAIPTFQKTPYYWAALTYVGEDSVVRMENHTAMIWIWGGIGVLALGLGLYFYQKKKN, encoded by the coding sequence CGTCGCCCTAGCCATTCTGGACGAGACCCTGCGCAGCCTTTGGCGCGCCCCCAAGAATGCAGCCGAAGCCGAAGAACTCCTCTGGGTCCAACTCAGTCGGGCCGACTACCTCTTCCAACTGGGTAAAGTACTCGAATCGGTACAAGCCTATGAAGAAGCCCTGCGTTGGCACCGCCGCTATACCTTTCCAGACATGGTGGAATATTTGTACAAACCCCTGATTGCCCATTATACCCGTTTGGGAGAAAACGAAAAAGCCCGGGTGTTGTACGAAAGAGCTTTTAAAGAAGCCAGTCCGGAAAGTTTGGCGGGTTTGTACAACAATCTCGGGCTTACCTATTGGAACGAGGGCCGCAACCAGGAAGCGCTGGGCTATTTTGCCAAAGGACTACAACTCGGTTCCCTGGAAGACATGCAAAAAGGTTTGCTTTGGTTGAGCGAGGCTCGCAGTCAGTTTGAATTGGGCGAAAATGTAAAAGCTGCTCTTTTGTTGAAAAAATCCTTAAAAACACTCGAAGCTATTCCCGAAAAAGAGGCTGATGTGCTGGATTATCTGGCGGGTGCTTACGCCTTACAAGGAGTAATGCAGCGCGAGGCAGGAGCGTATGCCCCCGCCGAAGCCGCCCTTGCCCGTGCACTACAACTGGTCCGTAAGGTATACGGCATCCAGCACCGCGAATACGGCAAAATCAACGTCGAATACGCTTATCTATTTTTAAAAAAAGGCCATCCCGAACAAGCCATCCGTTATTTTGATGCGGCGTTACAGGCGGTTATTCCCGGGTTTAAGCCCAAAATACCCACTGATTTGCCCAACGCTAAACAACTCTACGAAGAAAACACCATTTACGAAGCACTGGCTGGAAAGGCCGATGCCCTGGCGCAATTGTACCAACAAAATCAGCGGCTCAACTATTTGACAAGTGCTTTTTCTTGTCATCAATTGGCCCAACAAGTTGAACTTTCCCTACGCCATACCCTACAATTTGAATCTTCTAAACTCAGTCTTTTGGCTTACAGCCGTAAACGTATGGAAGCCGCCCTGGCCATTGCCTTTGAACTGTACCAAAAAAACCAAGACCCAAAAACCATCCGCGCTGCCTGGACCATGGTAGAACAAAACAAAGCAGCCGTTTTACTTGAAGCTGTGCAAGAAAACCGCTTGAAACAAGCCATGGATCGGGGCGATACTTTGCTGCTAAAAGAAGTGCGCCTTAAAAAACAAATTGCCTGGTTTGATGGTGCTGCGCTCAATGCCAATGACGCCATCCTGGCACAAAACTACCAACGACAAGCCAATCAAACTCGGGATGACCTGGCGGAGTTGAAAATTCAGTTGGCCAAAAAATATCCGGCTTATGCCCGTTACAAACAACAATTGTCTGAACTTGATTTAGAAAAAATCCGCCAACGCTTGCTGCAAAAAAACGGATCGCTGGCCCTAGAATACTTTGCAGGTGAGGCGCAAACTTACCTGTTTAGCATGCCCGCTCAAGGCCAATTAAAGTGGGTAAAAATTGGCTCTTCCGCAAGGTTGAGTACCCAAGTTCGTAAAATGCGGGAATGGATTCAGGATAAAACTGGCGGGGATCTGCAGGCATACCAACAATTTTCGCAACAACTTTTCGAGCTGCTGCTTCCTGATGGCAGTATTCCTGTTCAGACCAGGTCGGTTGTACTGATCCCGGACGCCTGGCTCAGCACCTTGCCGTTTGAAACATTGGTGGAGGGAAAAAAAACTGCAACCCGATGGTCGCAAGTGCCTTATTGGTGCCACAAGATCACCATTCAATATGGGTATTCGCTGGGGGTTTTGTTGTCACAACAGGATTTGCAGCCTCCGCAGCGTTCGCGTTTGTTGGCCATCGCACCCGAATTCACAAAGGCCGAAAGGGGGCTGGCTCCATTGAGCAAAAGCAAAGCCGAGGTCCAACAAATCAAAGGCATTGCCAAAAAAGCATTTTTCAACACCGAAGCTACTTGGCAACATTTTGCCAAAAAAGCCCCTCATTACAGCATTCTCCATTTGGCTACCCATGCCTCGGCAGACAGTGTGCGCAATGCAGCAGGGGTAGAATTTTACGAGCGGCGGGCTTTTTTGTCCGACATCTACGCCTTACCGCTGCACGCCGATTTGATTTGTTTGAGTGCCTGCCAAAGTGGATTGGGTGAATGGCGCGATGGTGAAGGGGTAATGAGTCTGGCTCGTGCCTTTGCTTACGCAGGCTCCAAGGGTTTGGTGGCCACTTTGTGGTCGGTCAACGAAGCATCAAGTTCTGTTTTGTTCCAATCATTTTATACCCACTTGCGCCAGGGCATGAGCAAAGCTGCTGCCCTAAACCAGGCCAAACAGGATTACCTCAACAATCCCGCTATTCCTACTTTTCAAAAAACGCCTTATTACTGGGCGGCATTGACCTATGTTGGGGAAGACAGTGTGGTACGGATGGAGAATCATACTGCGATGATTTGGATTTGGGGAGGCATTGGAGTATTGGCCCTGGGCTTGGGGCTTTATTTTTACCAGAAAAAGAAGAACTAA